In Lolium rigidum isolate FL_2022 chromosome 7, APGP_CSIRO_Lrig_0.1, whole genome shotgun sequence, the DNA window ATGTGGTGTCTTTTTATCTGTGTTGTCTCCCTACCGCAGTCTTGAAATAATTTTCCATCTATATATAATTTATGAACTTAATTTACTAAAATTTCAAAGGTtgtaattttaattctttttcTGTAAAGGTTCCAACAGCAATGCGTGGGTTATGGTCTAGTTGGTTTAATCGCGATACCACAATAGGTGGAAGTTTTAAACAAATAGCAAGGCTGCGAACAAAAATGCTAGACTTACGGGATTTATGTTACGGAAAGATGTTACGGGATGATGTGGAACCACCTGGTTGGTTTCCAATTCCTCCCTGCCGTGATTTTAGGACCATGACCCCCATGCCTTCCCTCCACGTAACCCCGTAGGCCTGATTCCGTAGTTAAAATCCCGTAGATGTAGCATTGTTGGGCTGCGAATCACCACGTTTGTACTGACCCGACAAATAAAAGCCATCGGGATAACTACATTGGGAAAAGTGCGAACGCGTGATGCTTTTTTTTCTCCCGGCACCACTGTGCGTGTATCACACATGGCAGCACGCCAATACTCTTCGATCCATTAAGGCATTAACTAACGGTGCAATATTTAGTGCCTCCACAGGAAAGGTGTGGCAAATAATTTTTACCATGTCCAGGGCATCATTTAGGGCCACAAAAGTTAATCACAATCAACAACGAttaacaaaatttattataatagaCTCATATCATAATTGTCATCTTAATTAAGATATAAAATTCCGTTTATTTTATTAACATTACCATTACATGAATTCTTCATCCTTTCATAAATAGAATCTAAATAAAAAACACATGACTCTCTAGCTGAGCTTTGTGTTTGTATTATAATCTAATCTAACCCaatttaggaaaaaaaattaTAACTATTATTAGAGCATCTACTGGCCATCCTTCCCGCCAAACATTTGATTGCCATCCTCCACATCGAGCATCTGCTAGCCGTCCTCCGCTCAATCGATCTGCCACACGTCCTCCTCGAGTCGGATCTCAAAAGAGAGATAAGAGCGACTGAAGACAAgaaagaagaacaaattaaaatatgATATGTTGATGGAtgaggaataaccttcggaaTGGGCAGGATAGTGGATGACTCCGTTGTGGATTTAGCATGTTGGGAGATACCGGATGGGGCAAGATGGACCTGGGAGTGATATGAGATCTAATGTTTGGAGTATAGACATGGGAGTGCTAGGAGATCTAGGGTTCAGAATGGACTTATGTGACTAAGGAAGTGCAACAACGTATTTGTGGGGCAAGTTTTCCATGTACCATATAGGAAACATGGGTGGGTAGTGAAAATAAGGTATATTGTGGGCCCTTGAGGCCATAGCTGATCTGGTGGTCTAGTATATTGGGACTCATcagtcagagagagagagagagagagaggtcacAATTATTCGCATCCACTTTTACTCGTTGGTCGTCCTGACATCTAaatatacccccccccccccacacacacacagtcTTTCAATCCTTCGTTGCCAAGTCTGGCGCATCCATGGAGAGGGAGGGGCCCGAGCCAGTCTCCGCGCAAGCTCTCGCCATCGTTGGAGAACTAGAACAAATGGCGTTGGCGTCCTTCCCTTCTCATTTCGATGACGCATCAATTCAATAGAGTTCGGCACAATGCCTACAAGGTATTGTTTGCCCTAttttttgttgtcaatgaggtagGAGATACATGCCAGTGTGTTTGCACGACTTAATTTTAAATCGTAGCCCCCGTGAAGCATTGCAAAAGGAGAGATACAAAATGGACCAAGGACGAGGACAATGCATTGTATTTCGCATGGAACAATCAAGTTCTTCTACAAGAGGCATTGTACTCTCGGAGCGGAAAGTAACCATGCGATAATTTTTGGCAACAAATTCATGAGGGTTTTAACAATTCTAACACGAGTGAAGAACCAGATCACTAGTATCACTGATAAATAGGTGGCACATTCTTGTTATGTGTTCCAATATATGTTCGCTAAGGGTTATCAAGTGGAGAAGGTGTAGAGCACTATTTTCTATGATACTATGTTATTAACATGTAGGCACTATATATGCAACGGTGTTAGTCATTTTATGCACTATGAATTTGTATGACTATGCTATATGGATTTGTATGACTATGTTTACATGTAATTGGAATAAATATCTTATATTAAGTTGGTCAAATTGATGACCTATCATAGTTGAAAGAGCGCACTGGTGGGCTGAGGTCGCAATTAGTAGTGTCTACCCGTGGGCCGCATTGGTAGCGAGACATGCCTGACCATGTAGAGCGATGTGCTTTACTTTTAGACGACTGCATCGTGAAGTCCATGTACGCTCATCTTATCTTATTGATTGACACACTAGGTTCCTCCACAAGTATCTATGGAAAATGTAATTTCCACTTAAgataaaaatgtttcatgtggTTCCTCAATCGGAAGGTCTTACTTGCAAAAGATAACATATAAAAAGGAATCTCAGATGGAGTAAAAAATGTTATTTCTATGACTCTGAGGAGGCCATGGAACATTCTTTTACTGTCCGTTTGCTAGTACGGTTTGACAAATTGTTCACTTGAGTTATTATATTACTCCACCAATATAAAAAATATGTTTAGTAATTGGCTTAATGGTACTGGTAAGTGTTTGTGCTTTCTGTTGGCCAATATGGAATTGCAGGAATAACATTGCTTTTAACATTGACTGTAGTTTCAATTTATTTACGTGTTATCCACTTTCTTTATATGGGATTCAGCTGATCGACGGGATTttatggttattggatgcaactGGTTGGTCATGGTAATTGGCTTAATGGTATTGGTAAGTGTGTGTGCTTTCTGTTGGTTAATATGGAATTGCAGGAATAACATTGCTTTTAACatgaactagcacagtggccctcgcaaatgcgagggcatcatgtgTAGTTGGTTGAAAGTGTTCAAGAAAATAAAATATGGTTTCTCTGATATCATATTATTTCCTATTATGTAACCATAAACAAAATTGTTCTTCAATTATCATAAATATCTAGGTAAGAAAATATCACGTAAGCGAGTAAAATCTTTGGCAATATAAATTTTTTTGGGAAAATGATTATCATGACATATGTTAAAACACCTACCAAAGATATTTGATTTGAAAGCTGAACTATAGTTCTACATGATGTTAGATCAGTGTGCGAGGATAGTTATCTTTgatttgaaaatatttgaattaggaTAAAACGGTTTATCCTCCTTAATATATAGGTAGGTCACATTTGAGTATTAAGAATTATGTTGTTATGATGTTTCTTCCTATCATTTACTCACTATATGTCACAATGTGCAATGTTTTAGAAACATGCGCGAGGTGAAAATTTGGCCATTATTTTTTTATATCAATGTATGTTAAAGATTGCATCAATAGTGAAATTGAGAGAAGTATGACTCTAATTTTCCACACTCGTATGCATCAATAGTGAAATTTAGAGAACTATGACTCTAATTTTCCACACTCTTATGCGTCAATTGttcttttttgcattttttttcttaTGCAAAAATGACTATGCGTCTTGGAAAGCATAGTTCGAGAATCTAAATTAATCGTGAATTTTACTATCAAATTTGAATgacatgtgcttttatttttattttgttgaattatAGAAAGACACACACAATAGTCAAATACGTCTACCATACAAACCAAGAAAAATCTACCAAAATAATTCATATGAATTAAGTGTACTGTCTTTAGGTCTTCTGATTAAAAAGTAGCATTGACGTATTGTGTGGATACTAATATAAAACATATTAAGCAGGAACCTGTGGTGACTTTACCCAGTCTATGTGTATAATTAAGAAAAAATATTGTATGCCAAGTAATGTTGTATCTTCATCAAATTTGAAGGTTTGATGTTCTGTGTCTCAATAAGTCGGAGTATCCTCTAGTGGAGGGACTTTTGCATCCTCAAGAGAATATGTGTTGATTCAGCATTGTGTGTATCATTTTGTCGTTTTTTTAAGTGTGAGGGACGTTCGTATTCATAGGGCTATTGATGTTGTGATTTCACTAATCTTTAAACTCCATGACCCCGAACTCGGAAACCCCTCATGTGTTTTGTGCGAGTGTTGGTCCGATAGCAGTCGAAAAAACTTCAATTATGTGTACTCAATCATCGAAATAATGTATAATGTATGTGACTAATGTCATGACTTCAATAATTTTAAAACTGAACTCCTGTGGACATTTTGTTAGTATGTTGAtctaattgaattcaaataatattttcatttttatatgtgctcAGTTGTAGGAACAACGTACTCCCTCCATTATCCATTACCCTCCATTCTGAGTTTTAATCAAAACCAAACTTTCTAAAATTTGACCTAATGAATAACAAAAAAATGTCAACATCTAAATCATAAAATAAGTATTTATTCTTAGAATCATCACAAAATCATCGTCAAAACAACATACATAGTGTGATTAATGTTGTGACTTCATTAATTTTAAAATTTCACGACTCTGAACAACCTCGAGCATTTTGTTAGTGTATTGGTCAGATGGTAGTTAAATAAATTTTCCATTATATGTACCCAACTATAGAAACAGCGTACTCCGTACATTCACAATTGCCCTATGTTCTGAATTTTAGTCAaaataaaacattataaagtttGAAAAAATCTGTAGGGAAAATATCAACATTTAAAatgtaaaatcattattattaaaaTCTTCATAAAATGTATTTATATATTATAAATATTTGTTACTATGGATATCGACATTTAATGCtacttttttttattaaaatttaCAAAATTTGACTTTGATAAAATACAAACGTAGGGTAAGTAAAAAAACAAAGAATGTATGTAGTGATTATTTACAATTTATAAAATAATTCTAGACTTACAACCTAACCATTAAAATTCCACGACTCCAAATTTTCGAAGGCCTTTTTTAGTATGTTGGTCTAGTGGTAGTAAAAAAAGTTATTATTTATGTGTACCAGTTGTAGAAACAACGTACTCGCTACGTTTATAATTATACTTTTTCTTGATTTGAGCAAATCAAACTTTATAACATTTGAATAAATATATAGGAAATAATATTAATATCTACAATATAAAATCATTACTATTAGaatcaccataaaatatattatcATATTGTATATATTTGGTATCATGAATGTCGATATTTATTGCTACATCTTTGATCAAGCTTTACAAAATTTAACTTTATAACTAAATAAAGAACGTAGGAAAATAATAATAGAGAGAGTGTGTACTGATTATTTACAAAAAAATTCTAGACTCATATCTAGCCACCACGTACGGAATATTGGTTGGCTAGAAGTATCACGTtccaggcaaaaaaaaaaatctctgatTGCGGCTCTCACGATCCAACGAAGTGTTAGTCACGTAGATGTTTGGTATTCTGAAGGCACACAACTACGTTTTTCATTTAACTTGTGAAGTATCTCATACGTATTTTAAATGGACTGCTTAATTAGGAAGTCCACCACGATTCCAGCTATATCCTTAATTTCGGAGGTGCAACGTGACCATGTTAACGTAAATAGTGTCAAATATGTTACGTAACAACTATTTTTCTTTAAAATCTCAGCCAtctattttagatctaactatcaaaattaatttagatgatgtggattaacgtggcgtCTCTATTAAATCTTCCATATtttacttttagtatataatagatgtagTTTCAATTTATTTGCATGTAATCCACTTgtctttacattgaatttagctatGACGTTTCCTTCTATCGGAGTATCGGTGGGAGtttatggttactggatgcacggTTGCTGATGATTGCTTAGGATTTTTCAGTATGGTTGGCCAGCCGGCGGCTTTCTAATAGGATCCTAGATGCATAGGCTATTTATGATTTCCGCTGGTTCATTTTTGTATCGATCCTAGATGATCCTTGATATGCAAACTTTATGAATCATGAACTGTGCAACGAAAAGGGTGTTGTGCAACTCATGCAGAGGCCGGTGTTATACTCCATTTTCGAAAAACAACATCGGTAATATAAACATCGGTTACATATATGCACATACACATAGTTTCTCTCCTCCAAATTAAAGCTAATTAAGTACACATGTATGAGTTAATCATGGTACATATAGCACCATATATAGTAGGTACATATATATGTGTCAACTCAACTAATTAACATTGCATGCTCCTTGATCGATTAATTGTGTGGATGGATCATTGTGTTCCTAGCATGCATAATAAAGCAGCATGAATGGAGTAGGGGAAGGAAGCATGGTGAGAGGTGGAGCTGTAGTTAGTGCCCCCTCCCGGGCTCTGACTGTGGGAGGAGTCCCGGGATGTAGGGCACGCCGTACTTGGGGATGAACTGCTGGCCCTGGATGAATGCCTCGACGGTGAACTCCTTCTGCGCCTCCTCGTAGGTGACGGTCTTGATGCCGCCCCACTTGGCGCGCTTGCTGGTGTCGGCGCCGGGCCCCGTGTTCTCCACCTCCGCGTAGAAGAGGGTTTCGAGGCCGAAGTTGCCGTTCCACTCGAGCCACCCCTTGGGGTCGATGAAGGCGCCGATGTTGTTCTGGATGTAGATGGTCCTGGAGTACTCCTTCCATGGCCTGGCCAGGTAGGTTGCGATCTTCCCCTGATCCTTGAAGTCCGGGTGCGGCTCGATGGTGTTGTTGTGCATGATGGTGCCGCCGGCGGAGCGCTTCTCGCGCCGCCCCTGCGCCGTGATGATGTTCACCTGGTTGTCCATGGGCTTCCGCGGCAGGATGAGGCAGTTCTGGATCACCACCTGGGAGTTGCCGAAGATGAAGTCGATGGTGCCGGTCACCGTGCACTCCCGGAAGAACTGCCGCTGCGCGTGGGTGTAGAGCGTGTCCTGGTACCCGTCGAAGTAGCACTGGAAGAACACCGCCTGGTCGCTCTGCACGCGCAGCGCCACCGCCTGGTGGTTCGCCGCCCCCGCCGTGTTCTCCACCCGGATGTCTTTCATGAAGAACCCGTTCCCGATCGCCTCTGCATGTCAATTCAATCAACTTGCTGCTTCAGTTTTATGATCAATACTTTTCTATCAACCAATCAATCGTGTGGGCGTACCCATTGTCGCCGTGTCCTTGGTGGTGAGGTTCATCTTGAAGTTCTTGTTGCCGGTGATGATGGTCTTTTCCATGCCGTCGCCGATCATCACCAGGTTGGTCACGGTCCGGGGCACCGTCACGTACTCCTTGTACGTTCCTGCCTTGATGTACATCACGTACATGGTTGCGCTCTTGGCCGGCACCTTGGCGAGCGCGTCCTTGATGGTCTTGAAGTCGCCGCTGCCGTCGGCCGCCACCGTGATATTCGGCTTGAAATCCGGCGTCGAGGGTCCGGCCTCCATGAGCCGCCTCTTCCCGTCCGTCATCCACACCGGCGATCCGTCCTCCTCCCCGAGCAGCCTCCTCCCAAAGCTCAGGCTCCCGAGCGTCGCCGAGAACTGGTCCACCACGGCGAGGATGTCCTCCGTGAGCTCCTGCGACGCGTTGAGCGCGCCCCGCATCTTGCCAGCAGCGTCGGTGGTGGTGTTGAGGAAGCCGTCGAGGCATGTCTCCTGGTACGTGAGCGCGGCACTGAGCCAAGTCCTGAGGTCGTCGACGGCCTTGTTGAAGTCGGTCATCTCGAACCCCCCGAGCTTGTCGAAGGTGGTCTTGAGGTCCTCGATCGCGTACTCCAGCAGCTCCTTGCAGTTCTCCAGGGCACCCGCCGTGCGCTGGTCGCTCTTGAGCTCCTCCAGCGTGGCTGACTCGCTGATGGCCTTCTTGATCTTCTCCGACGTGACCTCGAAGATGGCCTTGGCGAGGTCCGCCGGGTTAGTGGCGTTGCCGCCCACCTTGGTCAGCTCCGCCTCGCACGTCTCCTTGTAGTCCATGGGCTGGCAGAAGGCCTTGACGGACTTGACGGACGTGGTGAGGTGGGCATCGTCATCCTGTCCGCCGGAGTTGTTCTTGAATGAGACGACGCAGACGGCGgcgaccaccgccaccaccaggaTGCTGGACGCGCCGATTATTGCACCTTTGCTCATCGTGACGGGGCGGGCGGGAGTCCCGGTCGATCTCAAGATTGGAAACCGCGGGAGATGGAGGTGACTTCTTATAACGGGCGGCGAGAACTAGCCAGGGAGGCGAAGAAGTTGGATGGACCGTGGACGCCGGAGCTGGGAAACCGGCGAGGTGTACGGAGAGTCGCACGACAAAAATAGTTGGTCCGCTACGTCGTTGGGTCGttgaggaaaggagtacatgcgtGCAGTACTGCAGTGCAGCCGTCGACCTGTATTTTGCATGCATGGATGCGTGCCATGAAACCCCTTAATTATGTTAcaggtgtttttttttttcaggTGCTGCAATCGAATTGCTTCCATGATACTATTTGGTTAGATAATGATCAACATTTTTCAGGTACATAATTGCCGATGATCAGTTCTTGATGGTTTGCTACAAACAATAGGGATTTGTTGAATACACAACATTTTGTTGCATGAGTCTTTGTGGAAGTAGAGAATTCCCCACATATTGGTCGTGGGAATTTCTCACAGATAAGTATATAGAACATGCTGAGGAACCTATTTGGTTAGAAGACCCATCATGACACAATAAAAATAGTACTCAATGATTAGAAAAGACATTGGCCATGGCAAATCAAGGGAAATTGTACCAACCATATACTAACTCTTATCAAATTACTTGTGGCAGAAGGTTCCTTGAACCTAGAAAAATTGAAGGAACATTTTGTCTAAATATGCAACAATTAATTtgaattggagggagtagtatttacaATCTATAGATGATTCCGGAGTGAAAAACACATTCACTATACTCTGATGAAATGACACATGCAAAATTGAACTTGGATGCAAATCCAATCACTATAAGCATTTGGTATACTTGGCAATCTTTTTAAGACATGAATAGAACAAACCAATATATACCTCCTGAGTATGATATACGAGGGCACAGAAAGATAACCGAATGTTATTATGAGATCCAAAAGGTAGAGAACGAATTAATTGCCACCAGTTCATGCATATAATAACAAGATaagaaaaaaaaatatgaaaagtgTCCTCCTTAAACTAGAAGGTATCACCAAAGGCATTTGATACGTGGCTTGGCAA includes these proteins:
- the LOC124670115 gene encoding probable pectinesterase/pectinesterase inhibitor 21 yields the protein MSKGAIIGASSILVVAVVAAVCVVSFKNNSGGQDDDAHLTTSVKSVKAFCQPMDYKETCEAELTKVGGNATNPADLAKAIFEVTSEKIKKAISESATLEELKSDQRTAGALENCKELLEYAIEDLKTTFDKLGGFEMTDFNKAVDDLRTWLSAALTYQETCLDGFLNTTTDAAGKMRGALNASQELTEDILAVVDQFSATLGSLSFGRRLLGEEDGSPVWMTDGKRRLMEAGPSTPDFKPNITVAADGSGDFKTIKDALAKVPAKSATMYVMYIKAGTYKEYVTVPRTVTNLVMIGDGMEKTIITGNKNFKMNLTTKDTATMEAIGNGFFMKDIRVENTAGAANHQAVALRVQSDQAVFFQCYFDGYQDTLYTHAQRQFFRECTVTGTIDFIFGNSQVVIQNCLILPRKPMDNQVNIITAQGRREKRSAGGTIMHNNTIEPHPDFKDQGKIATYLARPWKEYSRTIYIQNNIGAFIDPKGWLEWNGNFGLETLFYAEVENTGPGADTSKRAKWGGIKTVTYEEAQKEFTVEAFIQGQQFIPKYGVPYIPGLLPQSEPGRGH